GCTCAAAAGGCGCCGAAAAGGCGCTTGAGATCACAGAAGACAATGAACGCCTGATTGGCTCGGTCCTTTTGGGCAATAACCTTGTAAACATCTTGGCCACGTCGCTGGCCACGGCCCTCTTCACGCGGCTTTTCGGCGAATCCGGAGTGGCTCTGGCCACACTGGTCATGACCTTGCTGGTTCTTATCTTCGCTGAGGTTTTGCCAAAAACCTACGCCATCACGAACGCCGAAGTGGCCGCCTCCAAGGCCGCCCCGGTCATCAAGTTTATCATTCGCATCTTTGATCCGGTCGTATCGGCGGTGCGGGTTCTGGTGCGCGGTGTCCTGAGCCTGTTTGGCGTCAAAACCGATCCGGACAGTCACATCCTTGCCGTGCGCGAGGAGATCGCCGGTGCGCTTTACCTCGGCCATTCCGAAGGTGTGGTCGAAAAAGAAGACCGCGACCGCATCCTTGGCGCTCTGGATCTTGGCGAACGTGCTGTGGAAGAAATCATGCTTCACCGCAGCCAGATCGAAATGATCGACGCCGAGCTGGACCCCGAGGCGATCCTTGATCAATGCCTGAAAAGCAATCACACCCGCCTGCCCGTTTTCCGAGATGACCCCGACAACATCATCGGCGTGGTCCATGCCAAAGACCTCTTGCGCGCCATGCACAAGCTGATCACGCAGGATTTCGGCAATCGCGAGTTGCTGAAGAATTTTGACATCTGCTCGGTGGCGATGAAGCCTTATTTTGTGCCGGAAACCACCACGCTGGACGACCAGATGCGGCAATTCCTGCGCATGCGTTCGCATTTTGCACTGGTGGTCGATGAGTATGGTGACCTTCAGGGTCTGATCACTCTGGAGGATATTTTGGAAGAGATCGTCGGTGAGATTACGGACGAATTCGACCCACAAGCCGAGCATCCGATCCGGCGCGCCGATGATGACCAATTTCTCATTGACGGCGCCATGACCATCCGCGACCTCAACCGCGCGACAGACTGGACCCTGCCCGATGATGAGGCCAACACCGTCGCTGGTTTGGTCATTCATGAGGCTCAGATCATCCCCAACGTGAAGCAGGTCTTCAACTTCCACGGCTTCCGCTTTGAAGTCGTCGAAAAGCAGGACAACCGCATCACCAAGCTGAAGATCCGCAAGCTCTGAGGGTCAGGCCGGGTTTGAGTATTTTTAAGAACGATGAAAGATTAAGGTCTTTGCCCTGTCTGTCACTGTTCCCCAAAAACTCTCGCCGAAGGTGTCAAGCGCGCAGTTTTTCGCCCTTGGGATCAAACGGCGGCTCATGCAGGATACGACCTTTGTGTGGCTGCCCCAGAACCATGACTTCCACGTCATCCCCTGCCTTCACCGTGCCGGATTTCACATAGCCAAGCGCCAGGCTCATACCCACTGTGTAACCATAGGTACCCGAGGTCACGCGGCCCACCGGGTTGCCCTTGGAATCCCGGATGGGTTCGCCGCCCGTGGCATCAGCGTTCGAGGCGTTGACCGCGTCTTCGTCAATATGAATGAGCACAAGCTCTTCGCGTGTGGGCTCAGACATCACCTTAGCCGTGGCCTCTTTGTGCAGGAAGTCCTTGTCCATTTTGCACAGCGGCGCAAAGCCCACCTCATGCGGGAAATACTCTGGGCTGTATTCGCGGGACCATGAGCCATAGCCCTTCTCCACGCGCATCGACATCAGGGCGCGGCCGCCCACGGGCCCTGCGCCAAACTCTTTGCCGACCTCCAGAAGCGCGCGGTAGAGTTTTTCTTGATCTTCCGTCTTGCAGTGCAATTCCCAGCCCAGATCGCCGGTGAAGCTCACACGAAGGGCCAAACAGCGCACACCGGCCAGATCAATCATCGCCGATCGCATGAACGGCATGTCCTCAGTCGCCAGAGAATGGTTGGTCAAGCGCTGCAACATATCACGAGACTTGGGTCCAGCCACGTTAAAGCCGCACATGGCCTCGGTGTGGCTTTCAAATGTCGTGACGTCTGGCAATGGTACCATGTCAAAGAACCGCTTGTGATAGCGTTCGGCCATACCAGACGAGATGACCCAGAACTCGTCTTCTGCCACGCGGGTCACAGTCGCATCCCCGGCAATTCCGCCACGCACACCGATCAGCGGTGTGAGGCAGGACCGACCCACAGATTTTGGCATCCGGTTGGCAAAAACGGCATTCAGCCAATCCTCTGCGCCCGGCCCTTTCACGTGATACTTGGCGAAGTTCGAGATATCGATGATACCCGCGCGGTCGCGCAGCATCTTGCATTCCTCACCCACAGGTCCCCACCAGTTCTGGCGGGTGAACCCGTTCGTGTCCTCGACCCCCGGTGCATCGGCAAACCATTGCGGATGCTCCCAGCCGTAGTTGAGGCCAAAGACCGCGCCCATGTCCTTTTGCAGATCATAGATGGGTCGTGTGCGCACAGGCCGGCCCGCCGCACGTTCCTCATTCGGGTAGTGGATGGCAAAGCGATGCGCATAGACATCCTCGACCTTGGCTTTGACGAATGTCTTGTCATTGGCCCAAAGCCCAAACCGCGCGATATCCCAGGGGAACATGTCATAGAGCATTTCGCCCTCAACGATCCAGTGGCTGACCATGAGGCCCATCCCTGCCGACTGGCTGAAGCCCGGAATGATGCCGCCCACCATGAAGTAGTTCTTCAACTCCGGCACAGGGCCAAGGATCACGTTGCTATCGGGCGACCAGATCATCGGGCCATTGATGACCCGCTTGATGCCGGCCTCGGCCGCAACCGGCACGCGGTCCATTGCTCGCATGACATTTTCCATGATCCGGTCGAGATCATCGGCAAACAGATCATGGGCAAAATCAAGCGGCGTGCCGTCCTCGGCCCAGAACTTCATGTCTTTCTCGTAGGCCCCAATCAGCAGGCCCTTGCCTTCCTGGCGGAGGTAATATTCGCCATCACGGTCCGCGACCGAGGGCAACCGCCGGTCCATCCCGTCGATCTCGGCAATCGTTTCGGTCACGAAATACTGGTGTTCTGTGGGTTGCAGCGGCACCTCAATGCCCGCCAGTGCGGCCACTTCGCGCCCCCAAAGCCCAGCACAGTTGATCACCCATTGGGTCTCGATATTGCCCTTGGGCGTCTCCACAATCCATGTGCCATCTGGCTTCTGTGTCGTGGCCGTGACCGGCGTGAAGCGGTGAATTTCCGCGCCCCGCTGCCGCGCGCCAACCGCATAGGCGTTGGTCACGCCCGAAGGGTCTACATTGCCGCCATCCGGCTCCCACATGATGCAACGGATGCCATCGAAATTGACGAGGGGATGTTTTTCCTCGGCCTCTTCGCGAGTGATCTCGTGAAAGTTCATCCCGTAAAGCTGTGCCTTGGCGGCCTGCAGCTTTAGCTGATGCTCCCGGTTCTCGGTCTGCGCCAGATAGAGCGAACCAGGCTGGAACACGCCACAGCTTTGCCCGGTCTCCTCCTCCAGCGAATTGTAAAGGTTCATCGTGTAATGCTGCAGACGAGAGATATTCGCGCTGTCATGCAGCCCATGGATATTCGCCGCTGCATGCCATGTGGAGCCTGATGTCAACTCATTGCGCTCCAGCAACACCACATCCGTCCACCCCAGCTTGGTCAGGTGATAGAGCACCGAGCAGCCAATCACGCCGCCTCCGATAACAACTGCTTGTGCGTGGGTCTTCATTGGTCTCACCTCTGTCGCCAGTTTGATATCAAACTGCACACTTGCGCGCATGTCTGATGCACATTCCGCGACATCCTTCGTCGCTCGTAGAGTTTTGTCGTTTCAGTTTGCGACAGCTTGTTTCGGATTGCGGCACCACATGTCATGCTGCGAAAACGTCTCGGCGGTAGTCAAGTCGTGCGTCATAAGCGCCTCAGAACCTGAATACGTTACAAAGGCTTCACTTCGACTTGAACCAACGTGACGGGCCGACCTCTAGCATTACAACCGACATGCCGCCATCTTCGCCAGGTCACTGCAACAAAGGATCATTCCATGACATTCACACGTCGTCAATTCGCGGGCCTCACTCTGGCCGCAACCGCCACTGCCGCTCTGGGGGCCACCCCGGCGCTGGCAGGATCAGATGTGCGTAAAGGCACGCTTTCGGGACGCCAAGGGTACAACGTCACTGGCACCGTAAAAGTCAAGAAAGTTGACGGCAAAACCAAAGTCGTGCTTGCTGATGACTACGTGTTTGATCCCGCGAAAAACCCACCAGACATCAAGATCGGCTTTGGTTCGGGCGAGAAATACGCCAAAGGCTCCAAGATCCATGACAAACTGACTGTCAAGAAAGGCGAAGCCACGTTCGAAGTGCCCGCCGGGATCGACACCGATAAGTATGACGAGCTCTATATTTACTGCGAGCAGTTCACCGTCATTCTGGCCGTTGCACCTTTGAAATAATCCCCCTCAGGTACTGCAGCACAGCATTAAACCGCCGGAAACGGCGGTTTTTTGTTGCCCATATGCATTTCCAATCGCGGGATTTTGCGACAGGGTCCGATCATGTACGCCCAAGACTCTTTCTTTGATCTTTCCCTTTGGGGGCGCACAGGGCTTTTGTGCCTGAGCGCCACGCTGTTCATCCTGTTTCTGTTTCTCGCACGCCTTTTGTATCGCATCCCGCGCATTTGGCCACGCGTCCTGGGATCGATCTTGCTGTTCTGGCTCTTCGTCTGGGTCTCGCCACAGATTTACTACCAGTACTATCATCTCCTGTTTGAATTCCTGCCCGACCAATGGGTCATCGGCTGGCCACCAGGTCCGATCAAACCTCTTCAATTCCTGACGTTCCAAGGCCCTCAGAACCTCTCAGCACACAGTCAGGGCGTTTTGGGCTGGTGTCTTTTGGTCGTGCCGCTCATCCAACGCAGACCGTGCGGAACGGCATAAACATCGCATTCCCGGAAACAGCCATCGGACAGCGAATGCCATCGCATTGTCCAAGTCTTGTCGCGATTTTGGGCTAGAACGGGCATGCGGCGCCGCTTCTTCGCCGCGGCAACACCGGTGGCAGATGCAGCGAAAACCGACCATCTTGGGCTTTGTGACCGCGCCGCTGCGGTGGGCGTTGGGGGGTCTGCGGCGCGCCCTACGCAACATCGCCTGGCGCATGCTGCACGACGCATCAGAATACCGAGATGTGCGCCTCCTCATTCATTTCCGGGCGCCGGATGGCTCTCTGGGCCGGATCAAGGCCGCACTTGACCGGATCGCCGATATCGATCCCATCACGTTCGCCAAAATTCCACGGTTTTTGCCGGGTGGCATCGTTGCCGACGCCGCCAACTATTCGACCGCCTGGTACTCGGTTCAGCGCAAGGCCTGCGTGATCGGCCCAACAGCGCTGCAATCCTATGACCTCGACGACATCGCGCTTTGCATCGTGCACGAGCTTTGCCACGCACGGCTCTTTGCCGCCGGGTTTGGCTATGACGGCGCCCAGTTTCGCACCCGCATCGAAAAGATCTGCATTCGCCGAGAAATCGGCTTTGCGCGCAAACTGGAAGATCGCGATGTCAAAGACGGGTTCTACTCCGATTGGCTGGCCGAGAAGCTCACCGAGATCAAACCGGAGAACTACTCCGAAGAAAGCTTTCGCAAACGCCAAAGGCTGGCATTTCTGAAGAAGCTTCGGTTGCTCAAGCAGATCAACACGCCCCACTGCCTGCGGCGGCGGATCGTCATGAAAGCAAGACGTCGCTTTCAACGTCAGCGCCAGATAGCAGATGACCTAGGCAACGCGGTCCGCACGGACGCGACAAAGTCATGAACGGATGACGGATTTCGCACCGACGCTATACCGACGTATTACCGACGTGATACCGACGCTCTAAACCCTGCTTTTTCAACGCTTTCGGCGGCTGACAAAAGAAACGACAATCCTTGTCGCAAATGGACATGCCTCAAGGTGGTAACCCGACAGTTTGGATGTAACAGACAAAGGGAGAGCCCCATGAAAACCACCACGCGTGTGGCCGTGATCGGCGGCGGAGTTGTCGGGTGCAGTGTGCTCTATCACCTGACCAAGCTTGGCTGGTCAGATGTGACGCTGATTGAGCGCTCGGAACTGACCTCGGGGTCCACATGGCACGCGGCGGGCGGGTTTCACACGCTCAATGGCGACACGAACATGGCCGCGCTGCAGGGCTATACGATTAAGCTTTACAAAGAGTTAGAGGAAATCACCGGCATGTCTTGCGGCCTGCATCACGTGGGTGGCGTGACGCTGGCAGACAACAAAGACCGGTTCGACATGCTCCTCGCTGAGCGCGCCAAGCACCGCTACATGGGGCTGGAGACAGAGATTGTCGGCCCTGACGAGATTCGCAAAATCGCGCCCATCACAAACACCGACGGCATCCTCGGCGCGCTTTATGATCCGCTGGATGGTCACCTTGACCCCTCGGGCACAACCCATGCCTATGCCAAGGCCGCGCGCATGGGCGGGGCCAAGATCCTGACCAATTGTAAGGTCATGGAAACAAATCAGAATCTCGATGGAAGCTGGGATGTCGTCACCGAACGCGGCACCATTCACGCCGAGCATGTCGTCAATGCCGGCGGTCTCTGGGCGCGCGAAGTTGGCGCAATGGCGGGTGTCTATGTGCCCATCTATCCGATGGAGCATCAGTATCTCGTCACCGAGGAAGTCCCTGAAATCGCTGAGATTATCGATGCGGGCGAAGAGCACCCCCACGTGATGGACCCCGCCGGGGAAAGTTACCTCCGACAAGAAGGCCGCGGGCTTTGCATCGGATTTTATGAACAGCCCTGCCGCGCGTGGTCCATTGACGGCACGCCTTGGGAGTTCGGCCACGAACTCCTTCCCGATGACTTTGACAAAATCGAGCAATCCATTGATTTTGCTTACAAACGCTTCCCCTGCCTTGAACGTGCCGGGGTGAAATCCGTCATCCACGGTCCCTTCACATTCGCCCCCGATGGGAACCCTTTGGTCGGCCCTGTTCCGGGCCTCAGAAATTACTGGTCCGCCTGCGGTGTCATGGCCGGGTTCAGCCAGGGCGGTGGCGTGGGCCTGATGCTGGCGCAATGGATGGTTGAGGGCGAATGCGAACGCGATGTGTCGGCGATGGACGTCGCCCGCTATGGCGACTGGATCACGCCGGGCTACACCCTGCCCAAGGTGATCGAGAACTACCAGAAACGCTTCTCCGTTTCCTATCCCAACGAAGAACTCCCCGCCGCGCGCCCGTTCCGGCAGACGCCGATGTATGACGTGTTTGACGCCATGGGAGCGGTCTGGGGGCATCAATATGGGCTGGAGGTTGTGAACTATTTTGCCCAAGGTGATGAGCCGCGATTTGAGACACCCAGTTTCCGCCGTTCCAACGCGTGGGAGGCGACCGCCCGTGAAGTGAAGGCCGTGCGACAAAGCGTTGGAATCAATGAGGTTCATAACTTTGGCAAGTACCTGGTAACAGGTGCGAATGCCCGTGAATGGCTTGACCGGATCATGGCCGGGCGCATTCCAAAACCGGGGCGGATCAGCCTGACACCCATGCTGTCGCACAAGGGGCGTCTGATCGGGGATTTCACGGTTTCCTGTCTCAGCGATACCGCCTTTCAACTGACCGCCTCTTACGGCTCACAAGCCTACCATATGCGCTGGTTCCAGATGAATGAGACGGAGGGTGTGGAGCTTGAGAACATCTCGGACCGGCTGAACGGCTTTCAGATTGCAGGCCCCAAGGCGCGCGATCTGCTGCAATCCTGCACCCGCATGGACATCTCAACCATGCGATTCATGGATGTGCGGCATGTGACGGTCGGGATGGCCGACTGCCTTGTCCAGCGCGTCAGCTACACCGGTGATCTGGGATATGAGATCTACTGTGATCCCATGGCCCAACGGGCGCTTTGGACCGTGCTATGGGAGGCGGGCCAAAGCTTTGGCATCAAACCTTTCGGCATGCGCGCGATGATGTCGCTCAGGTTGGACCGGTTCTTTGGGTCCTGGCTCAGCGAATTTTCACCTGATTATACCCCGGCGGAAACCGGCATGGACCGGTTCATCAGCTTTACCAAGAACAGCGATTTCATCGGCCGCGCTGCGGTTGAGGCAGAACGGACCTCAGGGTCTGCACGCACACTGGTGCCGTTCGAGGTCGCGGCTCTGGACGCAGATGTGCATGCCTATGAGCCCGTCTGGATCAACGGCAAGGTTCAGGGCTTCTGCACCTCCGGCGGCTATTCGCATCACGCCGACAAATCCATCGCGCTGGCCCTGATTCCCACAGAGTTGGCAAAACCGGGGCTACAGGCCGAAATCGAAATTCTGGGCGAAATGCGCCCGGCGCAGTTGATCTCTGAGCCATACTTTGATCCCGAAGGCACACGCATGCGCGGCTGAAGCACGGCTTGCCGGTCAGGCTCTGTTCAGTCACTCTAAGCTATGTCACTCACAAATGGTGCTCAATGAGTCTTGTCTGTCTAGTTCCAGCTGCCGGGGCGTCCACGCGTATGCGCGGGCGGGACAAACTGCTGGAAAAGATTGACGGCGTACCGCTTCTGGCGCGGCAAACCTCTGCGGTGATGGCGCTCGGGGTTCCGGTGCTGGTCACTCTGCCTGCGCAGGCGGAAGACAGGGTTAACGCCCTGCATTCCATTCTCGATGAGCTGGTAACCTTGATGAATATCGCCAACGCAAACGAGGGCCTCAGCGCGTCGATCCGCATGGGGGCCAACTGGGCCATGGCACAAGGGGCCACAGCATTGATGGTGGCCCTGCCCGATTTGCCAGATGTGTGCGCCGAGGATTTCGCAGCCTTGCATGCCGCGCATCGGACCCATCCCGACGCCGTCATTCGCGCCACAACGGCTGAGGGTGAAGCCGGTCATCCAACGATCTTACCCGCCCGGCTATTCGGCGCACTCACCCAGCTTACCGGCGATCAGGGGGCCAAACCCGTTCTGAAGAGTGAGCAGTTCATCCCCTGCCCTCTACCGGGCAATCGCGCGGTCACAGACCTTGACACACGAGAAGCCTGGGAGGCCTGGCGCACGGCACGTGCCGCCAAAAGCAAGCAATCCCAGCCCTAAGGCCGGGACTGCTAAACTCGAAATCGAGACCCCCCAGTCGTCGATTTCGATTGTGCCGATCTTTGTAGAGCAGACCGGCGGGCTGCGTTCTAATTCACATTATTCCACCAAAAGCCGCGCCTCATGCCGCTTCAGAGATTTCCGTGCGGCATGGTAAGCCTCGATGCCTTCATGCTCTTGAAGCTCGGGAAAGAGATCGAAAATCTCGCTCCGCTGCGCGTAACCCATCCCATCCAGAACCTGTTGACCAGGCTGGAAACTTTCGGTCCAGGAGCCGTTGGACAGAACCACCTCGTGGCGGTCGAACATGAAATGCACATAGCTCACGCTGTTGGTCTCAACCACATCAACGCCCGCCTTGTGGGTCAGGTGTTTGGCCGCAGCGAGTACTTCACGCTCTTCAAAATAGAGCGACGATTTTTCGCTGGCGAGCAGCAGGCGGTGTTGCGGCGACACAAGCATATCGCGTTCCGGCAACCCACGGCCTAGTGAGCCTGCGCGAATAAGAACAGGTTTCAGATGCGGCGCCTGACGCAGTTCCTGCTTGGTCAGATCACGCTGTCCGATCCAACGAATTTCCTGCAAGCCATTGTCGCGAGTGATCACCCGATCCCCAACATGCAAGTCCTCTACCAGGCGCTCACCGGTTGGTGTCGCAATCACCATTCCCGGCGTGAAGCAAGGAATGACATTCTCGATATTGGAGAACTCGGCCTGTCCGGTTTCATTGCCGTCGGCATCGAAAAACGTGACAAAACCGTCTTCCTGATCGGCGGACGTAAAGGTCACTCGCAGGCCACCGCCCGGGTTTTCCGCCTCTGCGGCCCCGGTGAGGTCCAGCGTGTCGAAATCATCATCGGGATCGCCGGATGTCGTGGTTTCACCACCATCAATTTCATCACCTGCGGTAATGTCTATGAACGTGTCACGATCTGCGCCACCAGAGAGGTCGTCATCTCCGGCCCCACCGGAAATCAGATCATTGCCATCACCGCCTTCGATCTCATCGTCGCCGCCTTCGCCAAAGATCTGATCGTCCCCGGCGCCGCCCTCCAGATCGTCATCGCCATCTTCTGTGGCAGGCCCCGCAAGTGTGCTGTCACCAAAGATAACGTCATCGCCTTCGCCACCATCGACCTCATCATCGCCAGAGCCGCCGAATACAATATCGTTGCCCTCTCCGGCCTCGACCGTGTCATCTCCGCCCAAGGCATCGACCACATCATCGTTGGGCGCGGCTCCGGGTGCGATCGCATCTTCGTTGTCGATCCGGTCCCCCTGTGGGTCGCCGAGATAATCCACATCAATGAGGTTGTCTGCGTCATTGCCACTGACGACGCCATCCGGTTCGCCAAGAATGTCGGTGTTGTAAACAGCGACATAATCAATCGAGCCGTTGAAGAAATGGTCATAGCGGCCATCATCGCGTTCGCGCGCACCAAAGGTCCAGGACTCGTCGTCATTGTCGCCGATATCCATCGTCAAACCGGTGGTGTCGATATCCTGAGAATAACTTTCGCCCGTTGTGAGGTTTTCAACTAAAAACCGACCGCCTTCAGTTTCGGACCAGGTGTAGGTGGCCTTTACTGTGTCTCCCGGAGAGAAGAAATCGTTGGGCGTGCACACATAGATGTCTTCGCCACCATCGACGTGACGCACTGTCACCGCGCCTTCGAGCGTGACGTTAATACCGAAGTATCCTTCGCTGTTGCGATCCGCGAATTCACCACGGTTCACCAACGTGTCGTCAGAGGTTCCAACATGGGCGTCCTGCGTAAACTGAACAGAAACGCTGCCTTCGGCAAGGTTGAAGGGCGCGTCATTGCCGCCATTGACGTCAAAGTAGTCTCCGCGCCCATCGGTTTGAAGCGCATCCCCCGAAGCAAAGGCCCCGCCCTCGAACTCGCCGTCCTGCGCAATGCCATCGGCAAGACCGGTGTCAGCATCCGGATCAGAGGAAAGAAAATCCCAGAGACCGACGAGATTTGCGGCGAATGGGTCATTGACGTTATTTGGCATCGTCATCTCCAACACACGCCGTCCAGAAGGACGACTTACAGGTAACAAGCCCTACGACGATGCGGTTATCTGAACACCTTCTCGCGCAGAACCACGTGTCCTGTTGCGCGTCAGGTTGCGCCGTGCCGTGATCTCCCCAGATCGGCAATTGGCGCAAATTTCCTGCAAAGTGCAGACACCACCCCCAGGCGGGCCTTCTCTTAGTTAAAGGAATGTGACGAGTTGACGAAAGTGAAAACTGGCGAAATCATGTCTTCTTTGTGTCGGGAAACAAGCATGACGTGTATCGCGGTGAAAACGAGTGTGATCGGAAAATATGATTGTCCTTGTTTGGACAACAGTCAGAAAATGCGTTTCCTCTATTTGTCGATAAGAACGGTGTTTTTCTCAATATGATGTGGCGCAAGCTTTCCGATTGTCGCCGAAGGTAAAACAATAGCCCTGCTTCTGTCATCAGGGTAGCGTCAGAAACCACAGGAAACGAATTGATGTCAAATCAGGCGTTAATCATCATCAAATTCAATATAAGTTCCCAATGCGGAAACAATCTTTTGGATGCAGGTACGAATCAAGGCGCGTCGCGTCACATTTTTGCCTCTTTTCAAAACTGAGCCCCCCGCCTCGAGCTGGTCCTTCTTTCTCACAGCCCAGTCCAGTCCTCGCTGCGCGCCACAAACACTGCATTGTCGTCAAACTTTGGCCTGACTTTCAATCTATGTTCCACGTACCACACGTGATTTGGGCACGGTAAGAGGGCAAAATGGCGAGCAAAGCGACGGTGACTGCAGATAAAAATGCGGCACGCAGTTCGGGCAAACGAACCGGGCGCGCCAACAAGCTCAAGCTTGTCTCTCTGGTGGTGCCCGTATTCAATGAGCAACAGGCGATCGAGCCTTTTTTGACGCGCATCGAAGATGTCTTTGCGCCGCTGGCCAAGACTTACGCCTACGAAATCATCTTTGTGAATGACGGCAGCCGCGATGCCACCGAGTTTGCGATCCGAAGCCGTATGCTGGAAGACCCGCGTCTCTGCCTTGTGAACCTGTCACGCAACTTCGGCAAGGAAGCTGCCCTCTGCGCCGGCATTGACCACGCCCGCGGCGATGCCTGCATTCCGATCGACGTTGACCTGCAAGACCCGCCTGAACTGATCCCAGACATGCTGGCGCATTGGGAGAAGGGCGCCAAAGTGGTCAATGCCCGCCGCATTTGCCGGTCCGATGACAGCTGGCTGAAACGCGCCACGGCCAAGGGATTTTATCGCGTCTTCAACCGGCTTTCCGAACATGCCATCCCACAAAACGTAGGCGACTTCCGTCTACTGGACAGGCAGGTGGTCGATGTCGTCCGCGAATTGGGTGAACGCGTCCGTTTCAACAAGGCGCTTTTTAGCTGGGTTGGTTTCGAAACCGCTGAG
This DNA window, taken from Roseovarius sp. S88, encodes the following:
- a CDS encoding glycosyltransferase family 2 protein, whose protein sequence is MASKATVTADKNAARSSGKRTGRANKLKLVSLVVPVFNEQQAIEPFLTRIEDVFAPLAKTYAYEIIFVNDGSRDATEFAIRSRMLEDPRLCLVNLSRNFGKEAALCAGIDHARGDACIPIDVDLQDPPELIPDMLAHWEKGAKVVNARRICRSDDSWLKRATAKGFYRVFNRLSEHAIPQNVGDFRLLDRQVVDVVRELGERVRFNKALFSWVGFETAEVTFKRPKREHGTSGWSYWRLWNFALDGIFSSTTAPLRIWTYTGGFLAMLSFLYATTILLRTLIVGVDVPGYASTIILILLFGGLNLFAIGILGEYIGRIYSEVRERPLYVLRSVHNGQDKAK